From the Octadecabacter antarcticus 307 genome, one window contains:
- a CDS encoding TRAP transporter large permease, with translation MTVVAFLLLVVIGMPIGIVLCASALVFIQTSGNTILLDSYGLQLFSALNNFGLLAIPLFILIGELMNGTGITQRLIRLAGVCIGSLKGGLAYINLLANMMVASILGSATAQIAMMTRVMVPEMEKAGYRRDFSTAVTAFGGLLGPIIPPSIVFVVYAVLAQLAVRDMLIAGLLPGLILTTLFMGTIAILGYWHDYPRGQSVSWKTRLIAVRSALPMLVIPAVIIGTIMGGFGSPTEAAALGALCAAVLGIFFTKTLKFADFGAILLRTGINSALVLFLVAAAGVFSWVLIFGEVPQTVAAWIETVAKTPTSFLLLVLLILILVGTVIDGIAGLIMVVPILLPIATDVYGIDPIHFGVVVSINLILGLLSPPVGIGLYIAANVAKVSPIAVFVVALPFFLVTLFALVLLALVPQISLFLL, from the coding sequence ATGACCGTCGTTGCGTTTCTCCTTCTTGTCGTTATTGGCATGCCGATCGGCATCGTTCTTTGCGCTTCGGCACTGGTGTTTATCCAGACCTCCGGCAACACAATTCTGCTGGACAGCTACGGGCTGCAGCTTTTTAGCGCGCTCAATAACTTTGGCCTGCTGGCGATTCCGCTCTTTATCCTGATTGGTGAATTGATGAACGGGACGGGGATTACCCAACGTCTGATCCGGCTTGCTGGTGTCTGCATCGGTTCGCTTAAAGGTGGACTGGCCTATATCAACCTGCTCGCGAACATGATGGTGGCGTCTATCCTTGGGTCTGCCACAGCGCAGATTGCGATGATGACGCGGGTCATGGTGCCCGAAATGGAGAAGGCGGGCTATCGCCGCGACTTTTCAACGGCGGTGACGGCATTTGGCGGGCTGCTTGGCCCAATCATTCCGCCTTCAATTGTTTTTGTGGTCTACGCGGTTTTGGCACAATTGGCCGTGCGTGACATGTTGATTGCGGGCCTGCTTCCTGGCCTTATTTTGACCACACTGTTTATGGGAACGATCGCAATCTTGGGATATTGGCACGATTACCCGCGCGGTCAAAGCGTCAGCTGGAAAACGCGACTGATTGCAGTACGTAGCGCGCTGCCGATGCTGGTAATTCCTGCGGTCATTATTGGGACTATCATGGGTGGCTTTGGATCCCCGACTGAGGCCGCGGCACTGGGCGCGCTGTGTGCTGCTGTGTTGGGTATTTTCTTCACAAAGACCCTAAAATTTGCTGACTTTGGCGCGATCCTTTTACGGACCGGCATCAACTCTGCACTGGTATTGTTCCTGGTTGCGGCGGCGGGTGTGTTTTCCTGGGTGCTGATCTTTGGCGAAGTACCACAGACAGTCGCCGCATGGATTGAAACCGTTGCTAAAACGCCGACAAGTTTCTTGCTGCTGGTCCTTTTAATTTTGATCCTCGTTGGCACCGTGATCGACGGGATTGCAGGATTAATTATGGTTGTGCCGATCCTTTTGCCGATTGCGACAGATGTGTATGGAATTGATCCGATCCATTTCGGGGTCGTTGTATCAATCAATCTTATCTTGGGGCTGTTATCACCGCCTGTTGGTATCGGACTTTATATTGCTGCCAACGTTGCCAAGGTCAGCCCAATCGCGGTCTTTGTCGTCGCATTACCCTTCTTTTTGGTGACTTTATTTGCATTGGTTTTGTTGGCGTTGGTACCACAGATCAGCTTGTTTTTGTTGTAG
- a CDS encoding CaiB/BaiF CoA transferase family protein → MTDGAPLKGLKVIELARILAGPWIGQTLADLGAEVIKVEAPEGDDTRRWGPPFVQRQLPDGGTEKVAAYFHAANRGKTSVTCDFSDKEDLDKLKALIANADVLVENFKVGGLQKFGLDYDSLSTLNPRLVYASVTGFGQSGPRATQPGYDFLIQGMCGIMDLTGEPDGQPQKVGVAWIDIFAGLYGVIGVQAALAERDRSGKGQHVDLSLLDCGVGVLANQAASFLLGDQLPTRLGNAHPSIVPYQVFPTADGHLIIACGNDRQFAALCSALGVDKLSKDQAYATNPARVENRDTLCNLITDRTATYPKEILIALLEKAGVPVGPINTVAEALSDPQTQARAMQIAPEGIQGLRTPIIFSRSELSLETGSPCLGRGAFHFKAGT, encoded by the coding sequence ATGACCGACGGCGCGCCCCTCAAGGGTCTTAAAGTAATCGAATTAGCCCGAATTCTGGCTGGTCCTTGGATCGGTCAGACATTGGCGGACTTGGGTGCCGAGGTAATCAAAGTCGAAGCCCCCGAAGGTGACGACACGCGTCGCTGGGGCCCGCCGTTTGTGCAACGCCAGCTGCCCGATGGCGGCACGGAAAAAGTTGCCGCATATTTTCATGCAGCCAATCGGGGCAAGACGTCAGTTACCTGTGACTTTTCAGATAAAGAAGATCTCGACAAGTTGAAGGCGCTCATCGCAAACGCTGATGTGCTCGTAGAAAATTTTAAAGTAGGCGGCTTGCAGAAGTTTGGCCTTGATTACGACAGTCTATCTACCCTGAATCCTCGCCTTGTTTACGCCTCCGTCACTGGCTTTGGTCAGTCAGGCCCGCGCGCGACACAGCCCGGCTATGACTTCCTCATTCAAGGTATGTGCGGCATCATGGACCTAACAGGCGAACCTGATGGTCAACCTCAGAAAGTAGGCGTCGCTTGGATCGATATTTTTGCCGGTCTTTATGGGGTGATCGGTGTCCAAGCCGCACTCGCAGAACGCGACCGCTCAGGGAAAGGCCAACATGTTGACCTCTCCCTACTCGATTGCGGAGTCGGCGTTCTGGCCAACCAAGCCGCAAGCTTTCTACTCGGTGACCAGCTGCCCACGCGCTTGGGCAACGCTCACCCCAGTATCGTCCCCTATCAGGTGTTTCCCACCGCCGATGGGCATTTAATTATCGCATGCGGCAATGACCGACAATTCGCAGCGCTTTGCTCAGCACTTGGTGTGGATAAGCTCTCTAAAGATCAGGCATATGCAACCAACCCCGCACGCGTCGAAAACCGCGATACGCTATGCAATCTCATTACCGATCGCACCGCAACCTACCCCAAAGAAATACTGATCGCCCTACTTGAGAAAGCTGGAGTTCCAGTCGGCCCAATAAACACCGTCGCAGAAGCACTCTCTGACCCGCAAACTCAAGCGCGTGCTATGCAAATAGCACCAGAAGGCATCCAAGGTCTTCGCACACCGATTATTTTTTCCCGAAGTGAGCTGAGCCTTGAAACGGGATCACCTTGCCTTGGACGAGGAGCGTTCCATTTCAAAGCAGGTACCTAG
- a CDS encoding acyl-CoA dehydrogenase produces MSTSSHKGIPFNWADPFLLSDQLTEEERMISDAARAFASDRLLPRIEDAYLDEHTDPEIFREMGESGLLGVTLPEEYGGAGASYVSYGLVSREVERIDSGYRSMMSVQSSLVMFPIYAYGSEAQKQKYLPKLSSGEYIGCFGLTEPDAGSDPGGMKTRAIKTDSGYRLVGSKMWISNSPIADVFVVWAKSEVHGGKVRGFVLEKGMKGLSAPKIAGKLSLRASVTGEIVMNNVEVGEEAILPNTEGMSGPFGCLNRARYGISWGVMGAAEDCFHRARQYGLDRKQFDRPLAATQLYQKKLADMETEIALGLQAALRVGRLFDEGRFAPEMVSLIKRNNCGKALDIARHARDMHGGNGIQIGYHVMRHAQNLETVNTYEGTHDVHALILGRAITDLQAFA; encoded by the coding sequence ATGTCTACATCATCGCATAAGGGCATCCCGTTCAACTGGGCTGATCCGTTCTTACTTAGCGATCAGTTAACAGAAGAAGAGCGCATGATAAGTGATGCCGCGCGTGCCTTCGCCTCTGACCGCCTTTTACCGCGTATCGAAGACGCCTATCTGGACGAACACACTGATCCAGAAATATTCCGCGAAATGGGCGAGAGCGGCTTGCTTGGTGTAACTTTGCCAGAGGAATACGGCGGCGCTGGTGCATCTTATGTGTCCTACGGTCTGGTTTCACGCGAAGTAGAGCGCATCGACAGTGGTTACCGCTCGATGATGTCCGTGCAGTCGTCGCTGGTGATGTTCCCGATTTACGCCTACGGTTCAGAAGCTCAAAAGCAAAAGTATTTACCCAAGCTCTCCAGCGGCGAATATATTGGCTGCTTCGGCTTGACCGAACCCGATGCTGGTTCTGACCCTGGCGGCATGAAAACCCGCGCAATTAAAACAGACTCTGGTTATCGCTTGGTCGGGTCCAAAATGTGGATCTCAAACAGTCCAATTGCCGATGTATTTGTAGTTTGGGCCAAATCAGAAGTGCACGGAGGCAAGGTGCGCGGCTTCGTCTTGGAAAAAGGTATGAAAGGCCTGTCAGCGCCGAAGATAGCTGGCAAACTTAGCCTTCGAGCATCTGTCACCGGTGAAATCGTGATGAACAATGTCGAAGTTGGCGAAGAAGCGATTTTGCCGAACACTGAAGGCATGAGCGGGCCATTCGGGTGCCTCAACCGTGCTCGATATGGTATTTCTTGGGGTGTAATGGGGGCTGCCGAGGACTGTTTCCATCGCGCCCGCCAATACGGTTTAGATCGCAAACAGTTCGACCGACCGTTGGCCGCGACACAACTCTACCAGAAAAAACTTGCCGATATGGAAACCGAAATTGCGCTCGGGCTTCAAGCCGCTTTGCGCGTTGGTCGCCTTTTTGACGAAGGGCGTTTTGCGCCAGAAATGGTCTCGCTTATCAAGCGTAACAACTGTGGCAAGGCATTGGACATCGCTCGGCACGCCCGTGACATGCACGGCGGCAACGGTATTCAGATTGGATACCATGTGATGCGTCATGCACAGAACCTTGAAACGGTGAATACATACGAAGGTACCCATGATGTGCACGCCCTGATCCTTGGTCGCGCCATTACTGACCTGCAGGCGTTCGCATAG
- a CDS encoding LysR family transcriptional regulator, whose protein sequence is MRQRRFLPSIKLLMALDAVVRHRSVTVAAAELNLTQSTVSRLILSLEDQLGVELFTRERRRLIPNTAALSYQRDIARALNIVQQASMSVVANPLGGTLSLAVLPTFATRWLGPRLGQFLNAHPGIAVNVSTRIGHLDFAGETFDAAIYYGLGDWDGVNHLRLFDETVTACVAPGFAQKHPIRRLEDLAGLPMLQLESRPSVWSDWFEGQGGVPYATGGMLMDQYSMMIQSAISGLGIALLPDYLAQIEIFEGRLVPVLERNVPVRGAYWLVWPNDKVEHAPLKTFREWLGEQTNKISHGAQLK, encoded by the coding sequence ATGCGGCAACGTCGTTTCCTCCCCTCGATCAAGTTGCTGATGGCGCTGGATGCCGTTGTGCGCCACAGGTCTGTGACTGTGGCAGCGGCAGAGCTAAACCTGACGCAGAGCACGGTAAGCCGTCTTATTCTGTCGTTGGAAGATCAGTTAGGGGTGGAGCTTTTTACGCGGGAGCGGCGTCGGCTTATTCCGAATACGGCAGCCTTGAGTTACCAGAGAGATATAGCGAGGGCCCTAAATATTGTGCAGCAGGCCAGCATGTCGGTCGTCGCCAATCCGTTGGGTGGAACACTGTCGCTTGCCGTGTTGCCAACGTTCGCCACGCGCTGGCTGGGACCACGGTTAGGGCAATTCCTGAACGCTCACCCAGGTATAGCCGTAAACGTATCAACACGCATTGGGCACTTAGATTTCGCCGGCGAAACGTTTGATGCAGCGATCTACTATGGGCTGGGTGATTGGGATGGGGTGAACCATCTGAGACTGTTCGACGAGACCGTGACCGCATGTGTCGCACCGGGATTCGCCCAGAAGCACCCGATAAGGCGACTGGAGGATCTGGCTGGCTTGCCAATGCTGCAATTAGAATCGCGACCGAGCGTCTGGTCGGATTGGTTTGAAGGGCAAGGAGGTGTGCCTTATGCGACAGGGGGCATGCTGATGGATCAGTATTCTATGATGATCCAATCGGCAATATCTGGGTTGGGCATTGCCCTTTTGCCAGATTATCTTGCCCAAATAGAGATTTTTGAGGGCAGATTGGTGCCAGTTTTAGAAAGAAATGTACCAGTGCGAGGTGCCTATTGGTTGGTCTGGCCTAACGACAAGGTTGAACACGCCCCTCTGAAGACGTTTCGAGAATGGCTTGGTGAGCAGACGAATAAAATTTCACATGGAGCGCAGTTAAAGTGA
- a CDS encoding mechanosensitive ion channel family protein: MRRLSISLVILSLLGWGALGLVGTFDLFVKFPEIQQLLYGVCLTITAIALVVFLSNFFLKTILTDAFQVVPSGLVTAIVYSVLTVVTSVTLLNRFGVDVAAILTTSAIVGAVVGLSMQSTLGSIIAGMSMSAEPLLRIGSAIRFENRTITIEQKTWRHVVGRRLDNIRVIIPNSMLANMPILVLPEDGPTRFDVFVHLPPDVPPQRVTDLLSEAFTDMEHLDATRAVMVTPIETQPELDSIRYRIRLWARIYSQVTILEGETLRRAWYVLDRAGIRQPRHNLYDTLTWIGVSDAALEKYMRDVGILERKGQAKNNIKQYRFAPGEVLHFPLSQRGRNMIVVSGQVTEGATPYFNPIEHGRSARPHLPTMHVQKMSKAAIVRKVADRLAIDTGPIAEKLVRDAMKSFVDLDATLTILAENIPDAARRKAFLATTQSWITAQTVQDKRQVVSLALDAAGRVCPSPELQAVSEVLAVTFIRQDPTP; the protein is encoded by the coding sequence GTGAGACGGCTCAGCATATCGCTCGTCATTCTTTCTTTGTTGGGATGGGGGGCGTTGGGGCTTGTTGGCACGTTTGACTTGTTCGTCAAGTTTCCGGAAATTCAACAGCTTTTGTATGGGGTTTGCCTGACGATCACGGCCATTGCGCTTGTCGTGTTTTTGTCCAATTTCTTCTTGAAAACGATTTTGACCGACGCATTTCAAGTCGTACCAAGCGGCTTGGTTACGGCAATCGTCTACAGTGTTTTAACCGTCGTCACATCGGTTACCTTGCTGAACCGTTTTGGCGTTGATGTGGCGGCCATACTGACCACCTCTGCGATTGTTGGTGCTGTGGTCGGGCTGTCGATGCAGTCAACGCTTGGCAGTATTATTGCAGGCATGTCAATGTCCGCCGAACCTTTGCTGAGAATTGGATCTGCTATTCGTTTTGAAAACCGGACAATCACAATCGAGCAAAAGACATGGCGGCATGTGGTTGGTCGTCGGTTGGACAATATCCGTGTCATTATTCCAAATTCAATGCTAGCGAATATGCCGATTTTGGTTTTACCAGAAGATGGTCCTACACGCTTTGATGTCTTTGTTCATCTGCCGCCCGATGTCCCCCCCCAGCGCGTTACCGATCTGTTATCAGAGGCATTCACTGACATGGAGCACCTTGACGCTACACGCGCGGTCATGGTCACGCCCATCGAAACACAACCCGAGCTTGATAGCATCCGCTACCGTATCCGGCTGTGGGCACGGATCTATTCGCAGGTCACTATCCTTGAAGGAGAAACCCTGCGGCGTGCGTGGTATGTTCTTGATCGCGCGGGCATTCGTCAGCCACGCCATAATCTTTACGACACATTGACATGGATTGGAGTAAGTGATGCGGCGCTTGAAAAATACATGCGCGACGTTGGCATCCTTGAACGCAAAGGTCAGGCCAAAAATAACATCAAGCAATACCGGTTTGCACCGGGCGAAGTCCTTCACTTCCCACTTTCGCAGCGCGGTCGGAACATGATCGTTGTGAGTGGGCAGGTGACAGAAGGTGCCACCCCCTATTTCAATCCGATTGAACATGGCCGAAGTGCGCGGCCTCATCTGCCTACCATGCATGTTCAGAAAATGTCGAAGGCGGCGATCGTGCGAAAGGTCGCGGATCGGCTCGCCATCGATACCGGCCCCATTGCAGAGAAACTCGTGCGTGACGCCATGAAATCATTTGTTGATCTTGACGCAACCTTGACCATTTTGGCGGAAAATATCCCTGATGCGGCCCGTCGAAAGGCATTTCTGGCGACAACACAATCGTGGATCACCGCACAAACAGTGCAAGATAAAAGACAAGTCGTATCCTTGGCACTGGACGCCGCAGGACGGGTTTGCCCGTCGCCCGAACTGCAGGCTGTATCAGAAGTGTTGGCCGTTACTTTCATAAGGCAAGACCCGACCCCATAA
- a CDS encoding Tll0287-like domain-containing protein — MKTTMNSISGLVRRATVLVFAVAIIAGSATFYLFFNAATMKHVEDEARTLLSLAVAARNYTIDNITPLLGQLPDTNFNPEQVPSFAAQTLFRKLISDGSNYTYREAALNPTNPADLADSFEADLIADFRRNDDVSEMQGIKRVEGTDTFYIARPITITNPACLACHSTADKAPAAMVAQYGIVNGFGWQLGETIGVQILTVPVEDEFQSIYELVAIFFVMLTALFVVVSLMVTLPLQRNVIQPLRKLADIADRSSLRGDDTPLPKHGAGEIQQLSAAISRLRSSLKVSMDKSNEPTDQDGSQ, encoded by the coding sequence ATGAAAACCACAATGAACAGTATTTCGGGGCTTGTCCGCAGGGCGACTGTTCTCGTGTTTGCCGTCGCAATCATTGCGGGGTCAGCGACATTCTACTTGTTCTTTAATGCCGCGACCATGAAACATGTCGAAGACGAAGCGCGCACGCTTCTTAGTCTCGCCGTGGCTGCCCGCAACTATACAATTGACAACATCACGCCTCTTCTTGGTCAATTGCCCGATACCAACTTCAACCCTGAGCAGGTTCCGTCATTTGCTGCGCAAACGCTTTTTCGCAAGCTGATTTCGGACGGAAGCAACTACACCTACCGAGAGGCCGCGCTCAATCCAACAAACCCAGCGGATTTGGCGGATTCATTCGAAGCAGACCTGATTGCGGATTTCCGGCGCAATGACGATGTCTCTGAAATGCAGGGGATAAAGCGGGTCGAAGGCACGGACACATTCTATATTGCCCGCCCGATCACGATCACCAATCCAGCGTGTCTGGCATGTCATTCAACCGCAGATAAGGCCCCCGCAGCCATGGTTGCGCAGTATGGCATCGTGAATGGCTTTGGGTGGCAATTGGGTGAAACGATTGGCGTTCAAATTTTGACCGTCCCGGTTGAAGACGAATTTCAATCAATTTACGAACTGGTCGCGATCTTTTTTGTTATGCTCACTGCGCTCTTTGTTGTTGTGTCTTTGATGGTCACGTTGCCGTTGCAGCGCAATGTCATCCAACCGCTTCGCAAGCTGGCCGATATTGCAGATCGCTCAAGCCTTCGGGGCGACGATACCCCGTTACCAAAGCATGGCGCAGGAGAAATTCAGCAACTTTCGGCTGCGATCTCGCGGCTGCGATCAAGCCTCAAGGTGTCGATGGATAAATCGAACGAGCCCACCGATCAGGACGGGTCGCAGTGA
- a CDS encoding VOC family protein: MENADSTPEGYNSITPYFSVVDADRLILFLTAAFGACVIRESRYEDNRIQHARLRIGNSIIMLNESSNDYPANTSQMHLFVNDTDVAYERALKLAAVSKMEPNDRPHGDRMAGIKDPCGNIWWIATHRS; the protein is encoded by the coding sequence GTGGAAAACGCGGATAGCACGCCGGAAGGCTATAATTCGATTACACCATATTTTTCCGTTGTCGACGCAGACCGGCTGATCTTATTTCTGACAGCCGCATTCGGTGCATGCGTAATCAGGGAAAGCAGATACGAAGACAACCGCATCCAGCATGCGCGCCTGCGAATAGGCAACTCTATCATCATGCTTAATGAAAGCTCGAACGACTACCCCGCCAATACGTCTCAGATGCACCTTTTCGTAAACGATACAGATGTAGCGTATGAACGCGCCCTGAAGCTGGCTGCTGTGTCTAAGATGGAGCCAAATGATCGACCACACGGCGACCGGATGGCTGGCATAAAAGACCCTTGTGGCAACATCTGGTGGATCGCCACACATCGTTCATAG
- a CDS encoding helix-turn-helix transcriptional regulator: protein MLFNLGELVMRILSKKQLKELVLYSPQHIARMEKAGKFPKRIQLGPNLVGWAEDEVLNWLQPRLEHR, encoded by the coding sequence ATGCTCTTCAATCTTGGAGAACTCGTGATGCGGATACTATCAAAAAAGCAGTTGAAGGAGTTGGTCTTGTACTCACCTCAACACATCGCACGTATGGAGAAGGCCGGGAAGTTCCCAAAGCGGATACAACTTGGCCCAAACCTAGTGGGATGGGCGGAAGATGAAGTGCTGAACTGGCTTCAGCCCCGGCTAGAACACAGATAG
- a CDS encoding tyrosine-type recombinase/integrase: MPLTDTQIRAIRPTEKRGRISDGGGLFLEVLPSGRKVFRLAYRLAGNQRTKLIGDYPATSLADARLKASAFRLDLNSSDPEIVEVATRPRQTVTTKKRQTTTWKEVADGYLMMRQQSNPAPKTLRKLNYQIGVTVDALGNPRVDEITAQDILDVVNPIASSGRVETAHEIRARFSQIFRYAGARGLVTHDPAAFTIDAMIKRRRGEFAGITDPAAVGKLLHAIESYREANPIVGAALMLSAYLFPRNTELRGMRWDEIDWDSLRWEVPGQRMKMNRDHIVPLPSQAIDLLRFLQKYDFGSELVLPSPRDPKRMVSDMTFNAALRRMGFKSDRHVHHGFRTTASTNLNEMGWNYDWIERQLAHVPANKVRSSYNKAQYLDGRTEMMRAYADWLDARRQIATADHVDISC, encoded by the coding sequence ATGCCGCTCACAGATACACAGATTAGAGCAATTCGCCCCACTGAGAAACGGGGTCGCATATCTGACGGCGGCGGATTGTTTCTTGAGGTGCTGCCGTCTGGAAGAAAAGTGTTCCGCTTGGCTTACCGCTTGGCGGGAAATCAACGGACAAAATTGATCGGTGACTATCCCGCCACGTCACTCGCGGATGCTCGTCTGAAAGCATCAGCGTTCAGACTGGATTTGAATAGCAGTGATCCGGAGATCGTGGAAGTTGCAACGCGACCACGGCAAACCGTTACGACGAAAAAGCGGCAAACGACGACGTGGAAGGAAGTTGCTGACGGCTATCTGATGATGCGCCAACAAAGCAATCCTGCGCCAAAAACTCTCCGTAAACTCAATTACCAGATTGGCGTGACTGTCGATGCTTTGGGCAATCCCCGCGTCGATGAGATCACAGCACAAGACATCTTGGATGTCGTAAATCCTATCGCGTCGTCTGGTCGCGTTGAGACTGCGCACGAAATTAGAGCTCGGTTCTCGCAGATTTTTCGCTACGCAGGAGCACGCGGATTGGTGACGCATGATCCTGCGGCCTTCACGATTGATGCGATGATAAAGCGACGGCGCGGTGAGTTTGCAGGCATCACTGATCCTGCAGCAGTGGGGAAGTTACTGCATGCAATTGAGAGTTACCGAGAGGCCAATCCCATCGTTGGCGCGGCTTTGATGCTTTCTGCTTATCTGTTTCCTCGGAACACAGAACTACGTGGCATGCGGTGGGATGAAATCGATTGGGATTCGTTACGATGGGAAGTGCCAGGTCAGCGCATGAAAATGAATCGTGACCATATCGTGCCCCTGCCATCACAAGCGATTGATCTGCTCCGCTTTCTTCAAAAGTATGATTTTGGCTCGGAACTGGTGTTACCGTCACCACGCGATCCAAAACGGATGGTATCGGATATGACGTTCAACGCCGCGCTGCGTCGCATGGGTTTCAAGTCTGACCGTCACGTGCATCACGGCTTTCGTACGACAGCCAGCACCAACCTCAATGAGATGGGATGGAACTACGATTGGATCGAACGCCAGCTCGCACACGTGCCAGCCAACAAGGTACGTTCAAGTTATAACAAGGCCCAATATTTAGATGGCCGAACCGAGATGATGCGGGCTTATGCGGATTGGCTGGACGCCCGCAGGCAGATTGCCACCGCAGATCACGTAGATATTTCATGCTAA
- a CDS encoding DUF924 family protein, with amino-acid sequence MDATIIEKFGPLTTAAARGELDHWAQTQRERLALLIALDQFPRSLWRDTPSAFAQDIKATRLA; translated from the coding sequence ATGGACGCCACAATCATCGAAAAGTTCGGCCCCCTGACCACTGCTGCTGCGCGCGGCGAATTGGATCACTGGGCGCAGACGCAGCGCGAACGATTGGCGCTTTTGATCGCGCTGGATCAATTTCCGCGCTCGCTTTGGCGCGACACGCCGAGTGCATTTGCGCAAGACATCAAGGCGACGCGCCTTGCGTAA